Proteins encoded within one genomic window of Candidatus Methylomirabilota bacterium:
- a CDS encoding NUDIX hydrolase: MAEVPWQARATRLVYQNQWIRVEEDQVALPDGRTTIYGVVHCGECVGVLPFLDPETVVLIRQYRYVARGVFWEMPTGGVHRGESLEAAAQRELAEETGYRAGSLTPLVSYHTSKSILDETAHLFVAEALSPSLTPPDETEFIEVRPVPFASALQMVETGEIKDSMTVIAVLHAALRRGR, translated from the coding sequence ATGGCCGAGGTCCCCTGGCAGGCGCGAGCCACGCGGCTCGTCTATCAGAACCAGTGGATCCGCGTGGAGGAGGACCAGGTGGCGCTCCCGGACGGGCGCACGACGATTTACGGAGTCGTGCACTGCGGCGAGTGCGTCGGCGTGCTCCCGTTTCTCGATCCCGAGACGGTGGTGCTGATCCGGCAGTACCGCTACGTGGCCCGCGGGGTCTTCTGGGAGATGCCGACCGGCGGGGTTCATCGGGGGGAAAGCCTCGAGGCGGCGGCGCAGCGGGAGCTGGCCGAAGAGACCGGGTATCGGGCGGGGTCTCTCACCCCGCTGGTCTCGTATCACACCTCGAAAAGCATCCTGGACGAGACGGCACACCTCTTCGTGGCCGAGGCCCTGTCCCCCAGCCTGACGCCCCCCGACGAGACGGAGTTCATCGAGGTGCGTCCGGTGCCGTTCGCCTCGGCGCTCCAGATGGTCGAGACCGGGGAGATCAAGGACAGCATGACGGTGATCGCGGTGCTGCACGCCGCGCTTCGGCGAGGACGCTAG